The genomic DNA TTCTTCTCAAAATTCGTATGCTCTCCTAAAGTAGTGAGTCCCCTCCTGCCTAAGGGGCTGTATCGGGACCAGGCAACCAGTTTTTCAGCCTCTTCCCGGTTACTGATCATGGGAACCATGACTCCATCTGCACCCAGATCCATCGCTCTGGATACAAATGCCTTTGATAATTCAGGAACCCTGATATATATACCAAGATTTATGGAACGGGCCACTTTTGCCGCATCTGAAAACTCTTCAAGACTGAGTGCTCCATGTTCTAAATCATACATACTATAATCAAGGCCAGCCGCTTTGGCTAACTGGGGGATAGCCGGGTTTCGGGACATTCTGATCATCGTTCCAACAATACGTTCACCCTTCCTTAACTTTTGAACTGACATTTGATTTCTCCTCATCTAACGTAATTACTACTATTTATAAATGATATTATTATAAATCAATACTGATAAGGGCTTCTATGATCTGATACGTTCATCCAGTATGACAGGGAGGATGAATTCAAAACAGGCTCCTCCCAGATCAGATTCCCTGCAATTGACCGATCCCCGGTATAAACCCGCGACAAATTTCACAGAAGACAAACCAATGCCCATGCCCCGTGTATTTCTCCCATGATCTTTTTTAAAAAACAATTCAAAAATTCTTTCCCGCTCTGCAGCGGGAACACCAGGACCACTATCTTCCATCCTGAGAATTAATTGCTGATGTTCTCTGTCATAATTTACAGAAAACAGAATGGAATCATTTTCAGAGCTGTGCTTGCAGGCATTGTCG from Oceanispirochaeta sp. includes the following:
- a CDS encoding aldolase/citrate lyase family protein, with the protein product MSVQKLRKGERIVGTMIRMSRNPAIPQLAKAAGLDYSMYDLEHGALSLEEFSDAAKVARSINLGIYIRVPELSKAFVSRAMDLGADGVMVPMISNREEAEKLVAWSRYSPLGRRGLTTLGEHTNFEKNLLPVQEYMEEQNQKTLCIAQIETKEAIDNIDAIASVPGLDVLLIGPNDLAASLQVPGQLMSDKVQEAISKVVEAAIHHNKFFAMHADDNLLNLWLDKGLVMIMNSLDIHIMAAGFKEIAVKFNK